In Thermocrinis sp., the genomic window AGCTGGACCTCAGAAAGGTATCAGTCTTCTACGGAAAAAACCAGGCGGTGAAAGAGATTAGTTTTCCAGTTTATGAAAACAAAGTAATTGCCATAATAGGACCTTCTGGTTGTGGAAAGACAACCCTTTTGAGGGTGCTAAACAGAATGCACGACCTGTATCCTGATATAACTTACACTGGTGAAGCTATCCTCTCCCCAGAAGGTATAAACCTAATAGATAAAAAGGTTGATCCCTTGAAAGTTAGAATGCGCATAGGTATGGTTTTCCAAAAACCCAATCCTTTCCCCAAGTCTATCTTTGAAAACGTAGCTTACGGACTTCGTATAAGAGGGATTAACAACAAAACCGAGCTAAAAGACAGAGTGGAGGAAGCATTAAAAGCTTCGTGGCTTTGGGATGAGGTAAAGGACCGCCTTCAGGACAACGCCTACTCCCTTTCTGGTGGCCAACAGCAAAGGCTCTGTATAGCAAGAGCTATAGCGGTTGAGCCCGAGGTTCTTCTCTTTGACGAGCCCACCTCTGCCCTTGACCCCATATCCACCGCAAAAATAGAGGAGCTCATAGTGGAACTAAAAAAGAAAACTACCATACTC contains:
- the pstB gene encoding phosphate ABC transporter ATP-binding protein PstB — encoded protein: MNNIKLDLRKVSVFYGKNQAVKEISFPVYENKVIAIIGPSGCGKTTLLRVLNRMHDLYPDITYTGEAILSPEGINLIDKKVDPLKVRMRIGMVFQKPNPFPKSIFENVAYGLRIRGINNKTELKDRVEEALKASWLWDEVKDRLQDNAYSLSGGQQQRLCIARAIAVEPEVLLFDEPTSALDPISTAKIEELIVELKKKTTILIVTHNMQQAARISDYTAFMYLGELIEFGPTEKIFTKPDQKLTEDYITGRFG